One window of the Rhizobiaceae bacterium genome contains the following:
- a CDS encoding short-chain fatty acyl-CoA regulator family protein, whose amino-acid sequence MAEQKIFAGPRVRRIRNGLGLTQTAMAEGLGISPSYLNLIERNQRPLTVQLLLKLASTYKVDPADLQGEAKGSVAALKEAFADPLLAGELPGDQELIDLADSAPNAAAAVAKLYRAYREQARRLSDLSELMAHEGRGAPLASAHLPIDEVRDALEGRPNHFPAIESEAEAFAKLLDPGEDLSGALKAWLKRDHGIVVRVLPVATMPNWRRRYDRHSQRLFISERLSPFDQLREVAMEASLIRMSVAIAAEVQALKLSSDEARRLARFELARYAAHALMMPYAAFHQVAVRARYDVDVLRSRFGVSFEQAAIRLTTLRRQGASGVAFFLQEIDSAGNRIRRAGASGFPHNSFGGACPKLAVYAAFSQPGHILVDAVESPDGSRFLTVSRTLEGPQGAFTERPRRTAMLLGCDMAQAVETVYAVALPAPVSVPAQPVRSDAAVTAIGPACRLCERVGCLSRAEPPVTRPLGLDEMVTGLSAFDFQ is encoded by the coding sequence GTGGCTGAGCAGAAGATTTTCGCCGGTCCCCGCGTCCGCCGCATCCGCAACGGTCTAGGCCTGACCCAGACCGCCATGGCCGAGGGGCTTGGCATATCGCCCTCCTATCTGAACCTGATCGAGCGCAACCAGCGTCCGCTGACGGTCCAGCTCCTGCTGAAGCTCGCCTCCACCTACAAGGTCGATCCGGCCGATCTCCAGGGCGAGGCGAAAGGTTCCGTCGCGGCGTTGAAGGAAGCCTTCGCCGATCCGCTGCTTGCCGGCGAGCTGCCGGGGGATCAGGAACTGATCGACCTTGCCGATTCCGCGCCCAATGCAGCGGCGGCGGTCGCAAAGCTCTATCGGGCCTATCGCGAGCAGGCGCGGCGGCTGTCGGACCTTTCCGAACTGATGGCGCATGAGGGCAGGGGGGCGCCGCTGGCATCCGCGCATCTGCCCATCGACGAGGTGCGCGACGCGCTGGAAGGCCGCCCGAACCATTTTCCGGCCATAGAGAGCGAGGCGGAAGCTTTCGCGAAACTGCTCGATCCGGGCGAGGATCTGTCCGGCGCGCTGAAGGCATGGCTGAAGCGCGACCACGGCATCGTCGTCCGCGTCCTGCCCGTCGCCACCATGCCGAACTGGCGTCGCCGCTACGACCGCCACTCGCAGCGGCTGTTCATCTCCGAACGGCTCTCGCCTTTCGACCAGTTGCGGGAGGTGGCGATGGAGGCGTCGCTGATCCGCATGTCGGTGGCGATCGCGGCCGAGGTGCAGGCGCTGAAGCTCTCCTCCGACGAGGCGCGGCGGCTCGCCCGCTTCGAGCTGGCTCGATACGCCGCCCATGCCCTCATGATGCCCTATGCCGCCTTTCATCAGGTTGCGGTGCGCGCGCGCTACGACGTCGACGTGCTGCGCTCGCGTTTCGGCGTTTCCTTCGAGCAGGCCGCGATACGCCTCACCACCCTGCGGCGGCAGGGAGCGTCGGGCGTCGCCTTCTTCCTGCAGGAGATAGACAGCGCGGGAAACCGTATCCGGCGCGCCGGCGCATCGGGTTTTCCGCACAACAGCTTCGGCGGCGCCTGTCCCAAGCTCGCAGTCTACGCAGCCTTCTCGCAGCCGGGCCACATTCTGGTGGATGCGGTGGAATCGCCGGACGGGTCGAGATTCCTGACCGTCTCGCGGACGCTGGAAGGCCCGCAGGGCGCGTTCACGGAGCGCCCGCGCCGGACCGCGATGCTGCTGGGTTGCGACATGGCGCAAGCGGTCGAGACGGTCTACGCCGTCGCTTTGCCGGCCCCTGTTTCCGTCCCGGCGCAGCCCGTGCGGAGCGACGCCGCCGTCACCGCCATCGGCCCTGCCTGCCGGTTGTGCGAGCGTGTCGGCTGCCTGTCGCGCGCCGAGCCGCCGGTCACACGCCCGCTCGGCCTCGACGAGATGGTGACCGGGCTGAGCGCGTTCGACTTTCAATAG
- a CDS encoding DMT family transporter, whose protein sequence is MADLATSDSTDNPAAGGERIGALFVCLSALCWSFGGAIGRFIEDADAWTVVFWRSAWAAAFIFGFMLWRDGFRGTMRIFRGMGVPGIVVAACFAIASTCFVVALGYTTVANILLMQAGVPLFAALLAWAVFREKVSGKTWLAIAAVIAGVGIMVSESLSGAVSPIGDGLALLIACAFAVATVTTRRFAHVRMTPATCLGTLFAALFGATQASAFAVSVPEMALLFAFGVLNLGLGLALFATGARLIPAAFTALLGTFEPILGPVWVWLIHGEIPSGATMLGGTIVVVALLVYLAFEFRRQAMPARPGVTGVSTPL, encoded by the coding sequence ATGGCAGACCTCGCCACCAGCGACAGCACGGACAATCCCGCCGCCGGCGGGGAGCGCATCGGCGCGCTGTTCGTCTGCCTGTCGGCGCTGTGCTGGAGTTTTGGCGGCGCGATCGGGCGCTTCATCGAGGACGCTGACGCCTGGACGGTCGTGTTCTGGCGCTCCGCATGGGCGGCTGCTTTCATTTTCGGCTTCATGCTGTGGCGCGACGGTTTTCGCGGCACCATGCGCATCTTCCGTGGCATGGGCGTGCCGGGGATCGTCGTCGCAGCCTGCTTCGCCATAGCCTCGACATGCTTCGTCGTCGCCCTGGGCTACACCACCGTGGCGAACATCCTGCTGATGCAGGCGGGCGTTCCCCTGTTCGCGGCGCTGCTGGCCTGGGCGGTCTTCCGCGAAAAGGTGAGCGGCAAGACCTGGCTGGCCATCGCCGCCGTAATCGCCGGCGTGGGCATCATGGTGTCGGAATCGCTGAGCGGCGCGGTCTCCCCGATCGGTGACGGCCTGGCGCTGCTGATTGCCTGCGCATTCGCCGTCGCCACCGTGACCACGCGCCGCTTCGCCCATGTGCGGATGACGCCGGCCACCTGCCTAGGCACGCTTTTCGCCGCGCTTTTCGGCGCGACGCAGGCAAGCGCCTTTGCAGTTTCGGTTCCGGAAATGGCGCTGCTCTTCGCCTTCGGCGTCCTCAATCTCGGGCTGGGCCTTGCCCTCTTCGCCACGGGCGCGCGCCTCATTCCCGCGGCATTCACCGCGCTACTCGGCACCTTCGAGCCGATCCTGGGACCGGTCTGGGTGTGGCTGATCCATGGCGAGATACCGTCCGGCGCCACCATGCTCGGCGGCACCATCGTGGTCGTCGCGCTGCTCGTCTATCTCGCCTTCGAGTTCCGCCGGCAGGCCATGCCCGCCCGCCCCGGCGTGACCGGCGTGTCCACGCCCCTCTAG
- a CDS encoding polyamine ABC transporter substrate-binding protein has translation MIRTALRLSAATAFAALFTLAANAQERVVNVFNWSDYIDDSILADFTKETGIKVVYDVFDSNEILETKLLAGGSGYDIVVPTANFLSRQIQAGVFQKLDKSKLPNLTNMWDVVSERTARYDPGNEYSINYMWGTVGLGYNVKKVKDALGVDSIDSWNVLFDPENAGKLADCGIYVLDSPSDVLPTVLKYLGIDPDSNSPDDFAKAEEVMMKVRPYIRKFHSSEYINALANGDICLAVGWSGDVFQARDRAAEADQGVEVAYVVPKEGAEMWFDQMAIPADAPHVEEAHEFLNYIMKPEVVAKASNFVFYANGNLASQQFIDKEILEDPAVYPDEATLKNLFTVGAYDPKIQRIVTRTWTKITTGQ, from the coding sequence ATGATCCGCACCGCGCTTCGGCTTTCCGCCGCGACGGCTTTCGCGGCGCTGTTCACGCTGGCCGCCAACGCCCAGGAACGCGTCGTCAACGTCTTCAACTGGTCGGACTATATCGATGACTCGATCCTTGCCGACTTCACCAAGGAAACCGGCATCAAGGTCGTCTACGACGTCTTCGATTCCAACGAGATCCTCGAAACCAAGCTGCTGGCCGGGGGATCGGGCTACGACATCGTCGTGCCGACCGCCAACTTCCTGTCGCGCCAGATCCAGGCTGGCGTCTTCCAGAAGCTCGACAAGTCCAAGCTCCCCAATCTGACGAATATGTGGGACGTGGTCTCCGAACGGACCGCGCGCTACGATCCCGGCAACGAATACTCGATCAACTACATGTGGGGCACGGTCGGGCTCGGCTACAATGTGAAGAAGGTCAAGGACGCGCTCGGCGTCGACTCCATCGACAGCTGGAACGTCCTGTTCGACCCCGAGAACGCCGGGAAGCTCGCGGATTGCGGCATCTACGTCCTCGATTCCCCGAGCGACGTATTGCCGACGGTTCTCAAATATCTCGGCATCGACCCGGACTCGAACTCCCCGGACGATTTCGCCAAGGCCGAAGAGGTCATGATGAAGGTCCGGCCCTACATCCGCAAATTCCATTCCTCCGAATACATCAACGCGCTCGCCAATGGCGACATCTGCCTGGCGGTCGGCTGGTCCGGCGACGTCTTCCAGGCGCGCGACCGCGCGGCCGAGGCGGATCAGGGCGTCGAGGTGGCATACGTCGTGCCGAAGGAAGGCGCGGAAATGTGGTTCGATCAGATGGCCATTCCCGCCGATGCGCCGCATGTCGAGGAGGCGCACGAGTTCCTGAACTACATCATGAAGCCCGAAGTGGTCGCCAAGGCGTCCAATTTCGTCTTCTACGCGAACGGCAATCTGGCCTCGCAGCAGTTCATCGACAAGGAAATCCTCGAAGACCCGGCGGTGTATCCGGATGAAGCGACGCTGAAGAACCTGTTCACGGTCGGCGCCTACGACCCGAAGATCCAGCGGATCGTCACCCGGACCTGGACGAAGATCACCACCGGCCAGTGA
- a CDS encoding ABC transporter ATP-binding protein encodes MQSLGSIRRSFAPWTDPAAKPYISFENVTKKFGDFTAVNNLSLTIFEREFFALLGASGCGKSTLLRMLAGFEEPSSGRILLDGQDLRGTPPYKRPVNMMFQSYALFPHMTVEANIAFGLKQEGMPADQIRARVAEMLKLVKLEPFARRKPHQLSGGQRQRVALARSVAKRPKVLLLDEPLGALDKKLREETQFELMDLQQNLGLTFVVVTHDQEEAMTMADRIAILDKGQVMQVATPAEIYEAPGSRFVANFVGNVNMFEGKVAARDADTARITGATGAEIVVANAGDAAAGNTVAFAIRPEKIRVSSKKPDNAGVNAMEGEVYDIAYLGDMTIYHVRLSDGQVVKAAALNAARVTDDPLTWNDRAWISFQPDAGVVLTR; translated from the coding sequence ATGCAATCACTCGGAAGCATCCGCAGAAGCTTCGCGCCCTGGACCGATCCGGCAGCGAAGCCCTACATCTCCTTCGAAAACGTGACGAAGAAGTTCGGCGACTTCACCGCCGTCAACAACCTGTCCCTGACCATCTTCGAGCGGGAGTTCTTCGCCCTTCTCGGCGCGTCCGGCTGCGGCAAGTCCACCCTGCTCCGGATGCTCGCGGGCTTCGAGGAACCGAGTTCCGGACGCATCCTGCTCGACGGGCAGGATTTGCGCGGCACGCCGCCCTACAAGCGGCCCGTCAACATGATGTTCCAGTCCTATGCGCTGTTCCCGCACATGACGGTCGAGGCCAACATCGCTTTCGGCCTCAAGCAGGAAGGCATGCCCGCCGACCAGATCAGGGCGCGTGTCGCCGAGATGCTGAAGCTCGTCAAGCTGGAGCCCTTCGCCAGGCGCAAGCCGCACCAGCTTTCAGGCGGCCAGCGTCAGCGCGTGGCTCTGGCCCGATCTGTCGCCAAGCGCCCCAAAGTGCTGCTGCTCGACGAGCCGCTCGGCGCGCTCGACAAGAAGCTGCGCGAGGAGACGCAGTTCGAACTGATGGATCTGCAGCAGAATCTCGGCCTCACCTTCGTCGTCGTCACGCACGACCAGGAGGAGGCGATGACCATGGCCGACCGCATCGCCATTCTCGACAAGGGGCAGGTGATGCAGGTGGCGACGCCGGCCGAGATCTACGAGGCTCCGGGCTCGCGCTTCGTCGCCAACTTCGTCGGCAACGTCAACATGTTCGAGGGGAAGGTCGCCGCGCGCGACGCGGACACCGCGCGCATCACGGGGGCGACCGGCGCGGAGATCGTCGTCGCGAACGCCGGCGACGCGGCCGCCGGCAACACGGTGGCTTTCGCGATCAGGCCCGAAAAGATCAGGGTGTCCTCGAAGAAGCCGGACAATGCCGGCGTCAACGCCATGGAGGGCGAGGTCTACGATATCGCCTATCTCGGCGACATGACCATCTACCATGTCAGGCTCTCCGACGGGCAGGTGGTCAAGGCCGCCGCCCTCAACGCCGCACGCGTCACCGACGATCCGCTCACCTGGAACGACCGCGCCTGGATCTCCTTCCAGCCCGATGCGGGCGTCGTGCTGACGCGTTAG
- a CDS encoding ABC transporter permease subunit — translation MAEAAISAREAQAAPGAFSSIVSAVTGRLVIAIPYVWLLVFFLVPFFIVFKISLSQTAIAMPPYTPVIGVTDFFEKIGELSFDNYVWLTEDALYFNAYLSSLWIAAVSTLLTLLIGYPIAYGMARAPATWRPTLLMLVILPFWTSFLIRVYAWIGILKPEGLLNQLLLSLNVIDQPLIILNTNTAIFIGIVYSYLPFMILPLYSALEKMDYTLIEAANDLGCRPTSAFWKITFPLSLPGVVAGCLLVFIPAVGEFVIPDLLGGSETLMIGKTLWNEFNANRDWPVSSAVAIILLLLLVVPIMFFQHFQAKAQEQGR, via the coding sequence ATGGCCGAAGCAGCGATCTCCGCGCGCGAGGCGCAAGCCGCACCGGGCGCCTTCAGCAGCATCGTCTCCGCCGTCACCGGCCGGCTGGTCATCGCCATCCCCTATGTGTGGCTGCTGGTGTTCTTCCTCGTCCCCTTCTTCATCGTCTTCAAGATTTCGCTGTCGCAGACGGCGATCGCCATGCCGCCCTATACGCCGGTCATCGGCGTCACCGATTTCTTCGAGAAGATCGGGGAACTGTCCTTCGACAATTATGTCTGGCTGACCGAGGACGCGCTCTACTTCAACGCCTATCTGTCGAGCCTGTGGATCGCCGCCGTCTCGACGCTGCTGACGCTGCTCATCGGCTATCCGATCGCCTACGGCATGGCGCGCGCGCCGGCCACCTGGCGGCCGACCCTGCTGATGCTCGTCATCCTGCCTTTCTGGACCTCGTTCCTCATCCGCGTCTACGCGTGGATCGGCATCCTGAAGCCGGAGGGCCTGCTCAACCAGCTGCTGCTGTCGCTCAACGTCATCGACCAGCCGCTGATCATCCTCAACACCAACACGGCGATCTTCATCGGCATCGTCTATTCCTACCTGCCCTTCATGATCCTGCCGCTCTATTCGGCGCTGGAGAAGATGGACTACACGCTGATCGAGGCCGCCAACGATCTCGGCTGCCGGCCGACCTCGGCGTTCTGGAAGATCACTTTTCCGCTGTCGCTGCCGGGCGTCGTCGCGGGCTGCCTGCTGGTCTTCATCCCTGCCGTCGGCGAATTCGTCATTCCCGATCTGCTCGGCGGCTCGGAGACGCTGATGATCGGCAAGACGCTGTGGAACGAGTTCAACGCCAACCGCGACTGGCCGGTGTCCTCGGCCGTGGCGATCATCCTGCTGCTTCTGCTGGTCGTGCCGATCATGTTCTTCCAGCACTTCCAGGCCAAGGCGCAGGAACAGGGGAGGTGA
- a CDS encoding ABC transporter permease subunit, which yields MNPTWSRFNIVSIVLGFAFLYLPIVILVVFSFNESRLVTVWAGFSTKWYVSLMQNQGLLDAAWVTARVGLLSATFATVLGTLAALALTRYTRFRGRVLFSGMVFAPLVMPEVITGLSLLLLFVAVGLDRGFVTVTLAHITFTMCFVAVVVQSRLMTFDRSLEEAAMDLGATPVKTFFQVTLPVILPAIISGWMLAFTLSLDDLVIASFTSGPGATTLPMKIYSQVRLGVTPEINAACTILIGIVAVGVLVASVVNKRREVQRARDEQAAQRG from the coding sequence ATGAACCCGACTTGGAGCCGTTTCAACATCGTCTCGATCGTGCTCGGCTTTGCCTTCCTCTATTTGCCGATCGTCATCCTCGTCGTCTTCTCCTTCAACGAGTCCAGGCTCGTCACCGTCTGGGCGGGTTTCTCGACCAAGTGGTACGTCTCGCTGATGCAGAACCAGGGGCTGCTCGACGCCGCCTGGGTGACGGCGCGGGTCGGCCTGCTGTCGGCAACCTTCGCCACCGTCCTCGGCACGCTCGCGGCGCTGGCGCTCACGCGCTACACCCGATTCCGTGGAAGGGTGCTGTTTTCGGGCATGGTCTTCGCGCCGCTGGTCATGCCGGAGGTCATCACCGGCCTGTCGCTGCTCCTGCTCTTCGTCGCCGTCGGCCTCGACCGCGGCTTCGTCACCGTGACGCTGGCGCACATCACCTTCACCATGTGCTTCGTCGCGGTCGTCGTGCAGTCGCGCCTGATGACCTTCGACCGTTCGCTGGAGGAAGCCGCAATGGACCTCGGCGCGACGCCGGTGAAGACCTTTTTCCAGGTTACGCTGCCCGTCATCCTGCCGGCCATTATTTCCGGCTGGATGCTGGCCTTCACCCTGTCGCTCGACGATCTCGTCATCGCCAGCTTCACGTCCGGTCCGGGCGCGACGACCCTGCCGATGAAGATTTATAGCCAGGTGCGCCTCGGCGTGACGCCGGAGATCAACGCCGCCTGCACCATCCTGATCGGCATCGTCGCGGTCGGCGTGCTGGTCGCTTCGGTGGTCAACAAGCGCCGCGAGGTGCAGCGCGCCCGTGACGAGCAGGCGGCACAGCGCGGATAG
- a CDS encoding AsmA family protein codes for MQKKLLDIVRLARSNARPALWGAGALLIVAIFLYVIVPFVASTRIVKERIAFELSVWSGYQVSIDSDPEVRLFPFRAVLNGVKLAQWTQPGPPVMTADQMLISLSPMAALTGDIYFTKVRLLKPVLRVEPDASGIYLPRLPGGGRMANAVKDAQVLMAQNADDRDATNLPGDPFGDVEFFSGSIVDARDEATIVGSLEGVISWPRLDRSGSLRASGVWRGESVIVELSSTEPMLLLAGGTARTNVAFAGAPGNATFDGTINLSSQPFFQGEAAFSTSSLRRMLEWSQTGIVGSPDLDAVSIRGQVQGDYHRIKFEGLQMTANGSTGTGAAELVLDAPRPALSGTLALQQANLGALFAAFAPDGDPRSTGAIDPYFTPPINLDLRMSAAQANAGQIALADVAATAQIRDGLAVFDVSDARAFDGSIQAGMRFDRRDNGVEVETSIRATDIDGGAFAQALGLSRAVPASRGGFSLMLKGPVSDWDHFTDALGGTLAANFGAGTLPGIDLAAFVAKTQQGGFFALDEVAQGTLAVDRLDLKATIAANVARLDQAEIRSGQNTIALSGVVSYAGRGLALTGTIMNSSQTEPTAQPPGFFVGGTWSKPFISPALPRKID; via the coding sequence GTGCAGAAGAAGCTTCTCGATATCGTCCGGCTTGCCCGATCCAATGCGCGCCCGGCGCTGTGGGGCGCAGGCGCCCTGCTGATCGTCGCGATCTTCCTCTATGTGATCGTGCCGTTCGTCGCCTCGACGCGGATCGTCAAGGAGCGGATCGCCTTCGAGCTCAGCGTCTGGAGCGGCTATCAGGTCTCGATCGATTCGGACCCGGAGGTCCGGCTTTTTCCGTTCCGCGCCGTGCTCAACGGGGTGAAGCTGGCGCAGTGGACGCAGCCCGGCCCGCCGGTGATGACGGCCGACCAGATGCTGATCAGCCTGTCGCCCATGGCCGCGCTGACCGGCGACATCTACTTCACCAAAGTGAGGTTGCTGAAGCCGGTGCTGCGCGTGGAGCCCGACGCCTCCGGCATCTACCTGCCGCGCCTGCCCGGCGGCGGCAGGATGGCGAACGCCGTCAAGGACGCACAGGTGCTGATGGCCCAGAACGCCGATGACCGCGACGCGACGAACCTGCCGGGCGATCCCTTCGGCGATGTCGAGTTCTTCAGCGGCAGCATCGTCGACGCGCGGGACGAAGCGACGATCGTCGGCTCCCTTGAAGGCGTCATCTCATGGCCGCGGCTCGACCGCAGCGGGTCGCTGCGCGCTTCGGGCGTATGGCGCGGCGAGTCGGTGATCGTCGAACTGTCCTCGACCGAGCCGATGCTGCTGCTGGCCGGGGGCACTGCGCGCACGAATGTCGCCTTTGCGGGCGCGCCGGGCAATGCCACCTTCGACGGCACGATCAACCTGTCCAGCCAGCCCTTCTTCCAGGGCGAGGCAGCCTTCTCCACCTCGTCGCTGCGGCGCATGCTGGAATGGTCGCAGACCGGCATCGTCGGCTCGCCCGACCTCGATGCCGTGAGCATACGCGGACAGGTGCAGGGCGATTACCATCGCATCAAGTTCGAAGGCCTGCAGATGACGGCGAACGGCAGCACCGGCACGGGGGCCGCCGAACTCGTTCTCGACGCGCCACGGCCCGCCCTGTCCGGCACGCTTGCGCTGCAGCAGGCCAATCTCGGCGCGCTGTTCGCCGCCTTCGCGCCGGACGGAGATCCGCGCTCGACAGGCGCGATCGATCCCTATTTCACCCCCCCGATCAATCTCGACCTGCGAATGTCCGCCGCACAGGCCAATGCCGGCCAGATCGCGCTCGCGGACGTCGCTGCGACGGCGCAGATCCGCGACGGTCTGGCCGTCTTCGACGTCTCGGATGCGCGCGCATTCGACGGATCTATCCAGGCGGGAATGCGCTTCGACCGCCGGGATAACGGGGTCGAGGTGGAAACGAGCATACGCGCCACGGATATCGACGGTGGCGCATTCGCGCAGGCGCTCGGCCTTTCTCGCGCGGTGCCGGCGAGCCGCGGCGGCTTCTCGCTGATGCTGAAAGGCCCGGTGAGCGACTGGGACCATTTCACGGATGCGCTCGGCGGCACGCTCGCCGCGAATTTCGGTGCAGGCACCCTGCCCGGAATCGATCTCGCGGCATTCGTCGCCAAGACGCAGCAGGGCGGCTTCTTCGCGCTCGACGAGGTCGCGCAAGGCACCCTCGCCGTGGACCGGCTGGACCTCAAGGCAACCATCGCCGCCAATGTCGCGCGGCTCGACCAGGCGGAAATCAGGTCGGGGCAGAACACGATCGCGCTTTCGGGCGTCGTTTCCTATGCGGGACGCGGCCTTGCGCTGACCGGAACGATAATGAACAGCAGCCAGACGGAGCCGACCGCACAGCCGCCCGGCTTCTTCGTCGGCGGCACGTGGTCGAAACCGTTCATCTCGCCGGCACTGCCCCGCAAGATCGACTGA